In the genome of Mesosutterella faecium, the window GCGGGATCGGGCGCAGCCGCGGCGAAGCGCTCCGCAAAGCCCGGGTACCAGAGCGACCCCGAGCAGGAGACGAAGCGGCGGAAGGGGCCCGCGCGGCAGCCCGCCCAGAGCGCGAAAAGACCCGCCATCGAGTAGCCGGCGAGGATCCGGCGCGAAGGAGCCCCGGGCAGCGCCGCCTCGAGGGCCGGGAGGATCTCCGAGGTGAGCCGCCCGAGGTAGGCGGCCGCGCCCCCGGCGAAGCCCCCGCCCAGCCCCGGCAGGTCCTCGCTCCAGGGCGAGAGGTCCCGGTTCCAGAAAAGGCCCGTCACCGAGGCGAGCGCAAAGTCCCGGCAGCGCGCCTTCCGGCAGGCTTCGAAAAGGGCGCCGCCGTCGTCCTCGTATTCGTTCACGACAACGAGCGCGGGCGCTTCCAGGGGCTCGTCCGCCCAAAGCCTCACCGTGACGCCGCCCGCGCGAAGGCTCACCTGCATTTTTTACCCTCCCTGCCGGCCGCGGAAGCCAGGGGGCCGGCCGCCCCCGCCGGCACTCCTTTAAAGCTCCGGGCTGTTTCATTTTGAAACATTTTCTAAAAAAACCTAGAATCTGACAATCCCCCTCATAAAAAAAGACAAAAGGCTGAAGAAATGCCTCAACAACAACACCTGGAAAACATCAACCCCATCTCCTTCAGAGAACTCGTGAGGACGCTCGGCCCCGGCATCATGGCGGCCTCGGCCGCGATCGGCGGCTCGCACCTCGTCTCCTCCACGCAGGCCGGAGCCCTCTTCGGCTTCGCGCTCGTGGGCTTCATCCTCCTCATCAACTTCATGAAGTACCCGTTCTTCCGCGCCGGCCCCACCTGGACCATGGCGACCGGCGACGAGCTCATCGCGGGCTACGCGAAGCTCGGCCGCGGCTGGGTCTGGCTCGTCTGGGCGCTGATGGCCTACGGGGGCTTCACGAGCACGGCGGCCTGCTGCGTCTTCTCGGCGGGCATCCTGCACTACATGTTCCCGGTGATCCCGATGCCGGTGTGCTCCGTCCTCGTGATGGTGAGCTGCGCCGCGGTGATCATGATCGGGCGCTTCAAGCTGCTCTCCGAGGTCTCGAAGCTGCTCGTGGCGCTGCTCTCCTTCGTGACGGTGCTCGCCGTGGCGATCCTGCTCTGCTCGGTGAACGGCGACGGGGTCTCCTACCTCGCGGCCGCCTCCTCGCGCCCCGCGGTCTCGCCCTGGAACCTCGCGGGCCTGGGCTTTCTCGTGATGCTCACCGGCTGGATGCCCTGCCCGCTTGACATCACGCTCATCCAGTCGTCCTGGATCCGCCGCCAGAAGTCGCTCATGCCGGTGTCGCGCGCCGGCGCGTTCTTCGACTTCAACACGGGCTTCATCGTGACCGCGCTGCTCGCCGCGGTGTTCTGCGTGCTGGGGGCCCTCGTGATGTTCGGCGCCTACCAGAAGCCGATCATGCAGGGCGGCGGCTTCACGAGCCAGCTGATCGACCTCTACGCCGCCTCGATCGGGCGCTGGTCCATCCCCTTCATGAGCCTCATGGCGTTTGCCTGCATCTGGGGCTCGACCGTGACCGTGATGGACGGCTATGCGCGCGTGTGCGCCGTGGCGCAGCTCTACCTCAAGGGCAATCCCAACGGGGACTACCGCCCCGGCATGAACTTCTGGATCGCTTTCGAGTTCCTCGCGGGCCTCGCCCTCATCTTCTTCTTCAAAAACGAGATGATCGCGCTGCTCAAGTTCGCCATGATCTGCGCCTTCTGCACGACGCCGATCCTCGCCGCGGTGAACTTCCACCTGATGACGGGGAACTTCCTGCCCAAGGAATGGCGCTACGGCCAGGTGCTGAAGGTCTGGGGATGGGCCGGGCTCATCTTCCTCTTCGGCTTCCTCGGGGTCTTCCTCGCCTGGTTCAGCGGGCTGCTCCACTAAAAGCGGCGCTGAAGGCGGCCCCTGAAGCGGGCCGCCCTTTTAGCCCCCCGGGAGGGAGCGAGAGCTCCCTCCCTTTTGTTTTTTTGTTTTTTTATGAAGAGGAGTCCTGAAGCTAAAAATGAAACCCGAATCCATCGGCTGGTACGGGCGGCTCGGCCGTGCGGCGGCGTTCCTCGCCCTCAGCCTCGCGGTCCTCTCCGCCCTGCGGATTGCGTTTTTCCTCGCCTACCGGCCGGGCGCGCTTGCGCTGCGCGAGCTCCTGCCCGCGCTGGGCGTCGGGCTGAGATTTGACCTCAAGTGGCTCGCGGTCGGGCTCGTGCCGGCCTGGATCTGCCTGCTCGCCTCGCGGGCCGCGCCCCGGCTCTGGCGCGCGGCCTGCTGGCTCGCCCTTGCGGCCTTCGCCGCGATGGTCGCGCTCGACCTCGTGAACTTCGGCTTCTACGGCTTTTACGGCACGCCGATCAGCGCGATCATCTTCGGGTTCGTGCAGGACGACACCGCGGCCATTGTGA includes:
- a CDS encoding alpha/beta hydrolase-fold protein, with amino-acid sequence MQVSLRAGGVTVRLWADEPLEAPALVVVNEYEDDGGALFEACRKARCRDFALASVTGLFWNRDLSPWSEDLPGLGGGFAGGAAAYLGRLTSEILPALEAALPGAPSRRILAGYSMAGLFALWAGCRAGPFRRFVSCSGSLWYPGFAERFAAAAPDPAPEAVYLSLGQREPRARSPLMARVGEATEAVYESLRRRGIRSAFEWNPGGHFTDPCGRLARGIAWALEPPSA
- a CDS encoding NRAMP family divalent metal transporter translates to MPQQQHLENINPISFRELVRTLGPGIMAASAAIGGSHLVSSTQAGALFGFALVGFILLINFMKYPFFRAGPTWTMATGDELIAGYAKLGRGWVWLVWALMAYGGFTSTAACCVFSAGILHYMFPVIPMPVCSVLVMVSCAAVIMIGRFKLLSEVSKLLVALLSFVTVLAVAILLCSVNGDGVSYLAAASSRPAVSPWNLAGLGFLVMLTGWMPCPLDITLIQSSWIRRQKSLMPVSRAGAFFDFNTGFIVTALLAAVFCVLGALVMFGAYQKPIMQGGGFTSQLIDLYAASIGRWSIPFMSLMAFACIWGSTVTVMDGYARVCAVAQLYLKGNPNGDYRPGMNFWIAFEFLAGLALIFFFKNEMIALLKFAMICAFCTTPILAAVNFHLMTGNFLPKEWRYGQVLKVWGWAGLIFLFGFLGVFLAWFSGLLH